Genomic DNA from Haloterrigena alkaliphila:
TATGGGACATAAGCGAGTATCGCGGGCGGTACGGAGACACGCTCGGAGCTTCGACCGTTCAGCAAATCGAACGGAAGAACCGCGAAGCGTGGCGGTCGTTCTTCGCGCTCAAGAAGAAGGGCGAAGCCAACGGGAAGCCCGGATACTGGGGCAACGAACGCGAAGGACGCGAACTCCGAACGTACATCCGCAACACGTCGTACTCCGTCGAGTGGGGCGAATACTCCCGACTCGAAATTCTCGTCGGCCAAGACCTGAAAGACGAGTACGGTCTGGGACACCGCGAACGTCTCCGGCTCGAAGTCCGGGGCAACCCCAACTGGGAAGAGTACGACAAGCAGGGCCGGTTGGAGTTGTTCTGGGACGAGAACGCACAAACATTCAGGGCCTTTCAGCCAGTCACAATCGGCACTTCTCGGCTGGCACAACCACTGGCGGGCGAAACCGCCGCTCTGGACATTGGTGCGAACAATCTCGTCGCCTGTACGACCACGACCGGCACGCAACTGCTGTACGAAGGGCACGACTTGTTCGAGCGGTTTCGCGAGACGACGCGAGAAATCGCGCGGTTGCAGTCGCTCTTGGACGACGGCCGGTACAGCAGCCACCGGATACGGTCGCTATACCGACGGCGGACACGACGACGCGACCATGCCCAAGACGCGCTCGTACGCCACCTCATCGAACGGTTGCACAGTGAAGGTGTCTCCACGGTGTATGTCGGCGCGTTAACGGACGTACTCGATACGCATTGGTCGGTCGAAGCGAACGCCAAGACGCACAACTTCTGGGCGTTCCGGCAGTTCATCGACCGACTCGCGTGTACTGCCGAGGAGTATGGTATGACGGTCGAAACTCGGTCGGAAGCGTGGACAAGCCAAGAGTGCCCACAGTGCGGTTCAACCGAGCGGACGACGCGCCACCGCGACACGCTGACGTGTCCGTGCGGCTTTGAGGGGCACGCGGACCTTACGGCAAGCGAGACGTTCCTGAGACGGCAGACGACGGTAACACGGCCGATGGCACGGCCTGTGCGCCTCAAGTGGAACGACCACGAATGGTCAGAGTCACCACACTCTTGTTCCAACGAGGAGCGCACGAACCCGAAAGTTGCCTCCGTGGGCCGGTAAGCGATACCCCCAGCGTGAGGAAACCCCGGCGTTCACGCCGGAGAGGATGTCATCTGCTCTTCTAACGTGTCTTGATGCGACCGGATGGTCGTTGCAGTGACGCTCGCCGCCGCAACGACTTCCGCCTGCGTCAGCCATCGTCCCTCTTCACGACCCACCTTATACAGACAGGCGGCTGCGAATCCTGATGGTTTGACACCCGACGCCACTCCTGTCGATTCAGACTGTTCAGCCAACCTTCGGGCTCGCTGTCGGATGTACGCTGGAACATCGAGTTCTGACGCAAGTCGGGGGATGAATTCGCTAGGGCGAACAGGCTGGGTCGGCAGCCCGAGTTCTGTATTCAGTGTCTTGTACGCATTCGTGACTCTCGATTGTTCAACGCGTGCTGCGTCGACGACGTCGTCGAGTAACCGCGAGTGGCCGTTACAGCGACAGACTCCATAGACGCTTGCTGCAGCTATCGCCTCGATTGATCGGCCTCGAAGCAGGTCTTCGCTTTGAGCGCTCCGGAACAGTTGACACGCCTGATCCCGAACCGAACCTGAGAGCTCGAGGACGCTCGCGATTCTTCGAACTTCACCCAAGCCGTGTGCGAGGTTTCGCTCGGCTTTCGACTGGAAGCGACCACGAGTCTGTTCACGCCGCATCCGGGATAGCTGCTGGCGCTTTCTCCCGGAGAGTTTGTTCCCGTTCGCATCTTTCCAGCGACCGATCTCGGTTGAAAGTCCTCGGTCATGACGTGCCGCTGTAAGTGGAGCACCCGTCCGCTTTCGCTGGTCCTGATCGTGAGTTCTCCATTCAGGACCCTGGTCGATTCGTTGTTCGTCAATAACGAGTCCACAGTCCTCACAGATGGTTTCGACCGAGTTGGTAGTGACCTGGCCATCGCACTCCGGACATAGGTTCGTGCTGGAGTTTGTCTGGACGTCCTCGTCGAAGCCCGTTTCGTAGATGTCTCTGGTTGCCATTGTTCTCATCGTGTTTCGGGGAACCCACCAGTACGGTGAGCCCCTCACCCATTGAGGGGACGAAAAACTCTGTGCAGGACTGCCGAATCTACTGAGGGATTTGGCGGGATTGAATTACGGTGTCGTAGTCCTCGAAAACGTAATGAAGGGCACTATGAGCGCCGAGGCCGTTTCTCCTATGCATGCCCATACGGGAATCAACTTTTCAGATATGTTGCTCAACCGGCTCCAAGGCGTAGAACTCCTCCAGCTTGTCCCGGCCGGTCAGGTTTGAATCCGCCATCGCCACAATCAGTTGGTAGCTTTCCAGGATTTCAGGAAGCTCCAACAAGAAGTCCGTAACGTCTGCTGCGTTCTCATCGTCCGGACCATTCCCGTACGGCGAGTCAATCAGCAGCAGTTTGAGCGGAACCGTCTCGCGCTCCTCCTCTAACTCTGCCAAAACCGTAGTGTGGAAAAGCAGCATATGCAGAAGGAGCTCTGCATCAGTCTGTCCCAACAGTCCTGGCGATCTCTGTGTGTTGTCTGTCCGGTGGATCGTGTAGCTGTACGAATCGCCTCTGTCGAAGCGGACACCGGTGGCATTGGCAAAGGTGCCGCGTGTGAAGACGTCCAAGAGGGATTCCATCCGTTCTTCCAGTCTGTTCTTCAACCGTCGACGGGCTTTCTTCCGCTCCTCGGATATAATGCTTTGATAGGACTCCAACGCATCCATCCGCTGCTCCTTCCTCTGTCCTTCCTCGTCAATTTGGCTCCACTCCCATACCTGCCGGGCAACACCATGCAACGTGCCCTTCTTTGCGTCAATACTGAGCTCAAGAGAAGTGTTCTTGTCCCGCAAATTTTCGATTTCCTGCTCTACCTTCTCCTTCTCACGCTTGTACTCTGCAAAGCCAGACTGCTCCTCCCGCAATTTTAGGGTTTCAAGCTGGTCTCTCTTCTCCTCCAGCTCCTCTTCCAAGAACTCGATCTCGCCCTCCAGTGTCCTCTGCCGGCTCTCCAATTCTTCCAGTTCTTCCTGCCTTTTCTCCCGCTCAACTACCTCGCCTTCCTCGTCAACCTCAGACACCGTTTCGTAACGGTCATCCGGAGCATCCTTCCCGCAGAGTGGACAGTCGCCGTGGTCGTTGAAACGTTGCTGCTGCTCCGGGTCAACATCGCGGGTGCAGACCGGACACCGGTTCGGCAGTGAGATCAGCTGTTGGATTTCCTGTAAAGCGGGTGCAATCTCGTCGGTTGCAGTTTCATCCTTCAACTTAGAGATTTCCTGCTTCACACTCCGGAACTCGTCCTCCTTCTCTTGGAGACGAGACTGAGTATCCGATATCTCATCCTTCAAATCGATTTTCTCGGAGAGAGCTGAGTCTGTCTCGCTCTTATCGAGAAGCCGGTCAAGTTCCTCCCGTCTTTCTACCTTCTCAGAAAGCTGGTCCTCCTTCTCTTGGAGACGAGACTGAGTATCCGATATCTCATCCTTCAAATCGATTTTCTCGGAGAGAGCTGAGTCTGTCTCGCTCTTATCGAGAAGCCGGTCAAGTTCCTCCCGTCTTTCTACCTTCTCAGAAAGCTGGTCCTCTACCTGTTCCTGCT
This window encodes:
- a CDS encoding AAA family ATPase, whose translation is MPVCCDELVSLTRMDIEGFKVIDELDVSIPDRATIIHGRNSKGKSSFIEATRFNLFGRDNDDPLITRPINRNYKKLKTDGYWRKGRRNYLVHREMERNQSYEGYNKPNVIENPEDSEHSEAEQRTQSEVDDLIGITPLYEQGFDRFNLFSLFSIISGDLRSFYGWDEATDLIDLLFGIKLTKVDRAIRSELEECKLEDEEQEAKTRLLEYKQRAKRINDEIQELRQEQEQVEDQLSEKVERREELDRLLDKSETDSALSEKIDLKDEISDTQSRLQEKEDQLSEKVERREELDRLLDKSETDSALSEKIDLKDEISDTQSRLQEKEDEFRSVKQEISKLKDETATDEIAPALQEIQQLISLPNRCPVCTRDVDPEQQQRFNDHGDCPLCGKDAPDDRYETVSEVDEEGEVVEREKRQEELEELESRQRTLEGEIEFLEEELEEKRDQLETLKLREEQSGFAEYKREKEKVEQEIENLRDKNTSLELSIDAKKGTLHGVARQVWEWSQIDEEGQRKEQRMDALESYQSIISEERKKARRRLKNRLEERMESLLDVFTRGTFANATGVRFDRGDSYSYTIHRTDNTQRSPGLLGQTDAELLLHMLLFHTTVLAELEEERETVPLKLLLIDSPYGNGPDDENAADVTDFLLELPEILESYQLIVAMADSNLTGRDKLEEFYALEPVEQHI
- a CDS encoding RNA-guided endonuclease InsQ/TnpB family protein; translation: MKRTNTFDVIPQSEKDEELLQRLLDASAALWNEINYERREHYADPNADVWDISEYRGRYGDTLGASTVQQIERKNREAWRSFFALKKKGEANGKPGYWGNEREGRELRTYIRNTSYSVEWGEYSRLEILVGQDLKDEYGLGHRERLRLEVRGNPNWEEYDKQGRLELFWDENAQTFRAFQPVTIGTSRLAQPLAGETAALDIGANNLVACTTTTGTQLLYEGHDLFERFRETTREIARLQSLLDDGRYSSHRIRSLYRRRTRRRDHAQDALVRHLIERLHSEGVSTVYVGALTDVLDTHWSVEANAKTHNFWAFRQFIDRLACTAEEYGMTVETRSEAWTSQECPQCGSTERTTRHRDTLTCPCGFEGHADLTASETFLRRQTTVTRPMARPVRLKWNDHEWSESPHSCSNEERTNPKVASVGR
- a CDS encoding transcription initiation factor IIB, translating into MATRDIYETGFDEDVQTNSSTNLCPECDGQVTTNSVETICEDCGLVIDEQRIDQGPEWRTHDQDQRKRTGAPLTAARHDRGLSTEIGRWKDANGNKLSGRKRQQLSRMRREQTRGRFQSKAERNLAHGLGEVRRIASVLELSGSVRDQACQLFRSAQSEDLLRGRSIEAIAAASVYGVCRCNGHSRLLDDVVDAARVEQSRVTNAYKTLNTELGLPTQPVRPSEFIPRLASELDVPAYIRQRARRLAEQSESTGVASGVKPSGFAAACLYKVGREEGRWLTQAEVVAAASVTATTIRSHQDTLEEQMTSSPA